The sequence TTTATATAAGTTGGTTTGAATAAACCATAAATTCTTGTGTAACCGGATTGTCCTCCAGACCTCCGGCACAATTCCACTGAACATGGTTCCTGAAGCTGTTGATGACATGTACCACGGCTGCACCGAGGAAATGGAGAAGAAAGTTAAAAGCACATATTTCAACAAAGAGAATGTGGGAACATTGAAAATGGTCTgggaaaaatgttcaaaaattaaaCACCCAGAGGATAAGGCTCTCACTATAAATCACATGCTGGCAATCTGTGTCTATACATCCAGAGACATTTATAATGAATTCAATCAAGCAGTGCGGACCGGTAAGAACATCTATGGCAGCACCTTCCCATTccattttttacattactgGCTGACTACTGCCATACAAACCCTGCatagaaaccaaaaaaaacaaggctGTCAGACTACTTATAGAAAAACCGATAAGGAATTCACTGGCAAAGTTAACGACATAATACGGTTTGGTGCGTTTGCCTCCAGCTCTAAAGAAAAAGACCTTAAATTTTTTGGTAACAAGACCTGCTTTAAAATTGAGACCTGTTCAGGAGCTTACCTGAAGAATTATTCATGGTTTCCAAATGAGGAAGAGGTGCTTATCCCCCCCTATGAAACATTCAGCATAACCAACATTACTGAAGGTTGGGGTAAATTTCCAGATCTGGAGGATTGTGAGAAGGTCTTTGTTTTGAAGAGTGTAGGAGATAAAAGTAACCTAAACTGCAAACTTGCACCCAAATGAGAGAGCAGAGTTTTCTTCTACTGATGgagaaaatgcaataaaatgagttttcttctgtaaacgtcataaatcaatcaataaatctatAAATCACTACAACAGCTGTACTGAAGTCAATCATCATGCATCACAACATCATCTATTACTGTGTACAGTATCAGATGTAGGAGCATCTGTGCTGTTTGACATTGATTTCTATGTGCAGCAGACTGTATGTCTCTGTATGGAATCAACACATGTGtgatataataaaaatgatgaatgataaactaccaacacagacatgaacacTGACTGTCTCTAACAGTGTTTCTGGTCTGTTTCAACATCATTTATTGTCTAAAAGCCTCTGAGCAatactgtttctctcttttaaaaactattattgttgttttcatttgtaattttatttgaaatatttttgtttgtcactTTTTATCAGCACTGTAATGTTGATttgaacaatgacaataaagctgattctgattctacTCAATATTCTCATAACTAACCAAATAAAGAATGTTAACACGTGTGCAGCgtcaacaacaaataaacaaacacaaacaatcagAAACTCATTCAgtcatgttgatgttgatggaaagtttccagcagctgtttgacGTCCTGCAGActgactgcagcagctcagacgcatcagatggaaataaaaGGCTTCATGATGTAAACTgtgagattatttttctgttctgtatgttttcatcatctcctcccaacaaacacaaactactcctgtttgttttctaagAATGAGCTGACAGCCGTTTCCTGACATGTAAATTCAACATCAGCTGTTTGAAAAGATATTAGAGAAACATCATATTAACATGTGAAGTTTAGTATAATTATGACTTTATTGAGAGTGAACAGCGCAtttcgcctgtagcttcttcaggttcacTCAATACAACTGCTGAgtactcacaggtgtgataaatacatttgagttacatgactaattatcacagtcttcattttctcaaagtgaacGTTTTACAAAGGGCACGAAGAATGAGAATATACatataacaaaaaacatgacatgattaatgttgcacaaagttacaagaattacaccattttatataattaaacttcattac is a genomic window of Thunnus albacares chromosome 23, fThuAlb1.1, whole genome shotgun sequence containing:
- the LOC122975164 gene encoding ecto-ADP-ribosyltransferase 5-like isoform X2 — encoded protein: MKRSHLIIGGTVGGLLLVIVVSLLIYCLTSGTIPLNMVPEAVDDMYHGCTEEMEKKVKSTYFNKENVGTLKMVWEKCSKIKHPEDKALTINHMLAICVYTSRDIYNEFNQAVRTGKNIYGSTFPFHFLHYWLTTAIQTLHRNQKKQGCQTTYRKTDKEFTGKVNDIIRFGAFASSSKEKDLKFFGNKTCFKIETCSGAYLKNYSWFPNEEEVLIPPYETFSITNITEGWGKFPDLEDCEKVFVLKSVGDKSNLNCKLAPK